One Obesumbacterium proteus DNA window includes the following coding sequences:
- a CDS encoding PTS fructose transporter subunit IIC: MAIKKRSAVNPSSGGEATLAKNPNAMPAAKPSMWGDLPQHVMSGISRMVPTLIMGGVILAFSQLIAYAWLKVPPEMGIMEAINTGKYVGFNLSLMKFAYLSQSFGGILFSFAIPMFAAFVANSIGGKLAFPAGFIGGLIATQPTPELTWDLSKLQWVTNSPVPSTFIGALIIAIAAGYLVKWMNAKIQLPAYLLAFKTTFLLPILSAVFVMLAMYYVITPFGGWVNAGIRVMLQAAGDKGVLMYAVGISATTAIDLGGPINKAAGFIAFSFTSDHVLPITARAIAIVIPPIGLGLATLIDHRLTGRRLFSSQLYPQGKTAMFLAFMGISEGAIPFLLESPLASIPAYMTGAIVGSTTAVALGAVQWFPESAIWAWPLVTNLGAYMFGIALGAVVTALITVFIRNILFKKGKLHIEVMS, from the coding sequence ATGTGGGGCGATCTACCGCAGCATGTGATGTCTGGTATTTCACGCATGGTGCCGACGCTTATCATGGGCGGCGTCATCTTGGCCTTCTCCCAGCTTATTGCCTATGCGTGGCTGAAAGTGCCTCCTGAGATGGGCATTATGGAGGCCATCAACACGGGGAAATACGTTGGCTTCAATCTCTCCTTGATGAAGTTTGCTTATTTATCGCAGTCGTTTGGCGGAATTCTATTTAGCTTCGCCATCCCGATGTTTGCCGCATTTGTCGCCAATTCAATCGGTGGAAAGCTGGCGTTCCCTGCGGGGTTTATTGGCGGATTAATCGCAACTCAGCCAACCCCTGAATTAACGTGGGACTTAAGTAAACTGCAATGGGTCACCAACTCACCGGTTCCCTCAACGTTTATTGGTGCGCTCATTATCGCCATTGCCGCCGGTTATTTAGTGAAATGGATGAATGCCAAAATCCAATTACCTGCTTATTTACTGGCATTTAAAACCACCTTTTTGTTGCCTATTCTATCGGCCGTTTTTGTCATGCTGGCCATGTATTATGTCATTACGCCGTTTGGCGGTTGGGTGAATGCCGGTATTCGCGTCATGCTGCAAGCTGCCGGTGATAAAGGCGTTTTGATGTATGCCGTGGGGATTTCCGCCACCACCGCTATTGACCTCGGTGGGCCTATTAATAAAGCAGCAGGTTTTATCGCTTTTAGCTTCACCAGCGATCACGTTCTGCCTATCACCGCTCGCGCTATCGCAATTGTGATCCCCCCTATCGGTTTAGGGCTGGCAACGCTCATTGATCATCGCCTGACTGGCCGCCGCTTATTTAGCAGCCAGCTGTATCCTCAGGGAAAAACCGCGATGTTCCTCGCTTTTATGGGGATTAGTGAGGGTGCCATTCCATTCCTGCTCGAAAGTCCGCTAGCCTCAATTCCGGCCTATATGACGGGCGCCATCGTCGGTTCCACCACCGCCGTCGCATTAGGCGCAGTGCAGTGGTTCCCTGAGTCAGCTATTTGGGCGTGGCCTTTAGTGACCAACTTGGGGGCTTATATGTTTGGCATTGCGTTAGGTGCCGTTGTGACCGCGCTGATTACCGTATTTATTCGCAATATCCTGTTCAAAAAAGGCAAATTGCACATTGAGGTGATGTCTTAA
- the ypdF gene encoding aminopeptidase has protein sequence MYKSPSSALTACQIWLAKRNLDAVIINAKQNKFSHTGLLSTSGYLFITRTSQHILADSRYYHELSAKADSYQLHMTDTQHPASAIINQIIAQEKLACVGFEAEHLSYSQSLSLIEKINAEMSPICLDELRQIKTPPEIDTIKSACLIADCACAHIRQYIRPGMTEHQIANELEWFMKNEGAEKTSFDTIVASGVRGAMPHAKASQKVVEAGEFITIDFGAQYQGYCSDMTRTFLVEGNGDNSLQEHPLYAIYQVVLQAQLAAIAAIRPGVRCCDIDSVARSIISAAGYGDFFGHNTGHAIGIDVHENPRFSPTDTTVLQAGMQLTVEPGIYLPELGGVRIEDVVLVTENGCEVLYQMPKQLLTTGEDIQ, from the coding sequence ATGTATAAATCGCCCTCTTCAGCGCTCACCGCCTGTCAAATATGGCTAGCCAAGCGCAATTTAGACGCCGTTATTATTAACGCCAAGCAGAATAAATTTAGCCATACAGGGCTACTTAGCACCTCGGGATACCTCTTTATTACCCGCACCAGCCAGCATATTTTGGCCGACTCTCGTTATTATCATGAGCTATCCGCTAAGGCTGATAGCTATCAGTTGCACATGACGGATACGCAACACCCTGCATCGGCCATCATCAATCAAATCATTGCGCAGGAAAAACTCGCTTGCGTTGGGTTTGAAGCCGAGCATCTGAGCTACAGCCAAAGTCTGTCTCTCATCGAAAAAATTAACGCGGAGATGAGCCCAATTTGTCTCGATGAACTGCGCCAAATAAAAACGCCGCCCGAGATCGATACCATCAAATCGGCATGTTTAATTGCTGACTGCGCCTGCGCGCACATTCGCCAATATATTCGCCCCGGTATGACGGAACATCAGATCGCCAACGAGCTTGAGTGGTTCATGAAAAACGAAGGCGCGGAGAAGACGTCATTCGATACCATCGTGGCCAGCGGAGTACGCGGAGCCATGCCTCATGCCAAAGCCTCACAGAAAGTCGTTGAGGCCGGAGAGTTCATCACGATCGATTTCGGTGCTCAATATCAGGGGTATTGTTCGGATATGACCCGCACTTTTTTAGTTGAGGGTAACGGCGATAACTCCCTGCAAGAGCACCCACTTTATGCCATTTATCAGGTGGTGTTGCAGGCTCAACTCGCTGCCATCGCCGCTATTCGACCGGGTGTGCGCTGCTGCGATATCGACAGCGTGGCGCGTTCCATCATTTCAGCCGCAGGTTATGGCGATTTCTTTGGCCATAATACCGGCCATGCCATAGGCATTGATGTACACGAAAACCCTCGATTCTCCCCAACAGATACCACGGTTCTGCAGGCAGGTATGCAGCTAACCGTCGAGCCAGGTATTTACCTGCCAGAACTGGGCGGTGTGCGTATTGAAGACGTGGTATTAGTCACCGAAAACGGCTGCGAAGTTTTATACCAAATGCCCAAACAATTGCTGACTACCGGCGAGGATATCCAATGA
- the ypdE gene encoding aminopeptidase gives MNIDLLQALCEADAIASSEQEVRDILIQHANLCGKKVSFDGLGSTLIQLNQSSGPTIMICAHMDEVGFMVRNITREGAVEVIPIGNVRMLARFMQPVRITTQHGKKIHGLLDAELHGSEAHNLCVDIGATSAEEVNQCGVRIGDRVTYASDFKVLSPESRIMGKAFDDRLGCFLLIELMYALRNVELDAEIWLVASSSEEVGMRGGKTAAHMIQPDLALILDTACWSKNFDYGAANHRQIGQGPMLVMYDKTLIPSPRLLNFIQDTAQQNAIPLQTDMFSNGGTDGGSVHLCGKGIPTAVLGAPTRHGHCAASIADLRDVEQTKQLLVAVIQQLNADTLHHLTDFSQ, from the coding sequence ATGAATATCGACCTATTACAGGCTCTCTGCGAAGCAGATGCCATCGCATCCTCAGAACAGGAAGTTCGAGATATTCTCATACAGCACGCCAACCTATGCGGCAAAAAGGTTTCTTTTGACGGGCTAGGCTCAACGCTGATTCAGCTCAACCAGTCCTCAGGGCCTACGATTATGATTTGCGCCCATATGGATGAAGTGGGTTTTATGGTGCGAAACATCACTCGCGAAGGTGCCGTTGAGGTTATCCCCATTGGTAATGTGCGTATGCTAGCCCGTTTCATGCAGCCAGTTCGCATTACCACGCAGCACGGCAAGAAAATCCACGGGTTGCTGGACGCTGAGCTACATGGATCTGAAGCGCATAATTTGTGCGTAGATATTGGTGCTACATCGGCGGAAGAAGTGAATCAGTGCGGAGTTCGCATTGGCGATCGCGTTACCTACGCCAGCGACTTCAAGGTCCTCTCTCCTGAATCGCGCATCATGGGAAAAGCCTTTGATGACAGGCTCGGCTGTTTCTTGCTGATTGAATTAATGTACGCCCTGCGCAACGTTGAATTGGATGCCGAAATTTGGCTAGTCGCCTCTTCCAGCGAAGAGGTGGGGATGCGCGGGGGTAAAACCGCAGCACACATGATTCAACCTGATTTAGCCTTAATCCTCGATACCGCGTGTTGGTCAAAAAACTTTGATTACGGTGCTGCTAATCATCGACAGATTGGGCAAGGACCGATGCTGGTGATGTACGACAAAACGCTCATTCCGTCCCCTCGCCTGCTGAACTTTATTCAAGACACAGCGCAGCAAAATGCCATTCCATTGCAAACCGATATGTTCAGCAACGGCGGTACCGATGGCGGCAGCGTACATCTTTGCGGCAAAGGCATTCCAACTGCGGTACTGGGCGCACCAACGCGGCATGGCCATTGCGCCGCATCGATTGCGGATTTGCGGGATGTCGAACAGACCAAGCAGCTTCTCGTTGCGGTCATCCAGCAACTGAATGCCGACACACTCCATCATTTAACGGACTTTTCGCAGTAG
- the ptsP gene encoding phosphoenolpyruvate--protein phosphotransferase produces the protein MLKIEFLCPLPNGLHARPAYELKGQCGLFDSEIIFINQRSNHRADAKSSLALISTGTLFNDACLLEIHGHDEEKAYRALDTYIKQSFADSDSEIEPLPVATTRPIPRSLSHFQPSLIHGCGLSSGIGHGALLIYRHTNIDIYKSQPANVQDPLLLEHSLIALAEQLNHQLTSLKGQSKTIINAHLSLIQDKEFSQNILRHLNQRKCSLATAAIESMEEVCGKLAMSASEYLRERVQDIRDITAQLLQVAYPNVNLGAPLVLHKPTIIAAEDITPSQFLSLDKQLLAGMVLAQTGRTSHTLILARSLGIPVLSGIELSALQHLDDKTVFIDAQAGILVIEPNEDVSGYFSVALGLEQQNRARQLKMADLPAVTQDGRCIEIGANIGTAQEAPAAFSQGAEGIGLFRTEMLFMDRDKAPDEQEQFEAYQQVLMNAGNHPVIFRTMDIGGDKKISYLNIPQEENPFLGYRAVRIYPEFTELFTLQLRAILRAATTGYARLMIPMVHTLDEILWVKQQIASAQLSLKAEGLRYAETLELGIMVEVPSVCFIIDHFCDEVDFFSIGSNDITQYLYAVDRNNQRVAHLYNPITPSFLRMLRQIIDVAHRRERWVGLCGELGGEPRYLPLLIGLGLDELSMSGARIPAIKELARKLSAEECVALANRACECKSANDIEALLDTQAIPAEQKPLLALENIIVPAPLTNKEQVIQYLCGNLAIQDRTDHPTELEEDVWQREDIVTTGVGFGFAIPHTKSTHIKHSSISIARLEKVIDWQSEMGEVDFVIMLTLGAQDSVSHVKVFSQLARKLVKKEFREAMRSAPDAEAILSLLQSELTF, from the coding sequence ATGCTAAAGATAGAATTTCTCTGCCCTCTGCCAAACGGCTTACATGCCCGCCCCGCCTATGAACTCAAAGGCCAGTGCGGTCTGTTTGACAGTGAGATTATCTTTATTAACCAGCGCTCCAATCACCGCGCCGACGCGAAAAGTTCACTCGCGCTTATCAGCACCGGAACATTGTTTAACGACGCTTGCCTGCTCGAAATCCACGGGCACGATGAAGAAAAAGCCTACCGCGCGTTAGACACCTATATTAAACAGAGCTTTGCCGACAGCGACAGTGAAATTGAACCTCTGCCCGTAGCCACCACGCGCCCTATCCCACGCTCGCTATCTCACTTTCAACCAAGCCTAATCCATGGCTGCGGTCTATCCAGCGGCATCGGACATGGCGCGCTGTTGATCTACCGCCATACCAATATCGACATCTATAAATCACAACCGGCCAACGTGCAGGACCCACTTCTGCTTGAACATAGCTTGATTGCGCTTGCCGAACAGCTTAACCACCAGCTGACCAGCCTAAAAGGGCAAAGCAAAACTATTATTAATGCCCATCTCTCGCTGATTCAGGACAAAGAATTTAGCCAAAATATTTTGCGCCATCTGAACCAGAGAAAGTGCAGTCTGGCGACCGCGGCCATTGAAAGCATGGAAGAAGTGTGCGGCAAATTAGCCATGTCAGCGAGTGAATACCTGCGCGAGCGCGTGCAAGATATCAGAGACATTACCGCGCAGCTGCTGCAAGTTGCCTATCCCAACGTCAATTTGGGCGCTCCGCTGGTTTTACATAAACCAACGATTATTGCCGCCGAAGATATCACGCCGAGTCAGTTTTTAAGCTTAGACAAACAACTGCTGGCAGGAATGGTGTTAGCGCAAACCGGACGCACCTCGCATACGCTCATTTTAGCGCGCTCATTGGGCATCCCCGTGCTGTCGGGGATCGAACTGTCGGCCTTACAGCATTTGGATGATAAAACCGTCTTTATCGACGCGCAGGCCGGTATTCTGGTGATTGAGCCTAATGAAGACGTCAGTGGCTATTTCTCCGTGGCTCTCGGGCTGGAACAGCAAAACCGTGCACGTCAGCTGAAAATGGCGGATCTTCCGGCGGTGACGCAGGATGGGCGCTGCATTGAAATTGGTGCCAACATCGGTACGGCGCAAGAAGCCCCCGCCGCGTTTAGCCAAGGGGCTGAAGGTATTGGCCTATTTCGCACCGAAATGCTGTTTATGGATCGCGACAAAGCGCCCGATGAGCAAGAACAGTTTGAAGCCTATCAGCAGGTGCTGATGAATGCTGGCAACCATCCCGTGATTTTTCGCACCATGGATATCGGCGGCGACAAAAAAATCAGCTATCTGAATATCCCTCAAGAAGAAAATCCGTTTCTTGGCTATCGTGCGGTACGCATTTATCCCGAGTTTACCGAGCTATTTACCCTTCAACTGCGCGCTATACTTCGAGCGGCCACCACGGGATATGCACGTTTAATGATCCCAATGGTTCACACGCTCGATGAAATTCTGTGGGTGAAACAGCAAATCGCCTCGGCTCAGCTTTCGCTGAAAGCGGAAGGTTTACGCTATGCCGAAACGCTAGAGCTCGGCATTATGGTTGAAGTCCCCTCGGTGTGTTTTATCATCGATCACTTCTGCGATGAGGTTGATTTCTTTAGCATTGGTTCCAACGATATAACGCAATATCTGTATGCCGTCGATCGCAATAACCAACGCGTCGCCCACCTTTATAATCCGATTACCCCTTCGTTTTTGCGTATGCTGCGCCAGATAATCGACGTAGCACATCGACGTGAACGCTGGGTGGGGCTGTGCGGTGAACTCGGAGGGGAGCCAAGATATTTGCCACTGCTGATCGGTCTAGGTCTGGACGAACTGAGCATGAGCGGTGCACGCATTCCAGCCATTAAAGAGCTGGCGCGTAAGCTCAGCGCCGAAGAGTGCGTTGCACTGGCCAATCGCGCCTGTGAGTGTAAATCGGCGAACGATATTGAAGCGTTACTGGATACGCAGGCAATTCCTGCTGAACAGAAACCGTTATTGGCTCTAGAGAATATTATCGTTCCCGCCCCCCTAACCAATAAAGAGCAGGTGATTCAATATTTATGCGGCAATTTAGCCATTCAGGATCGCACCGATCATCCAACCGAGCTGGAAGAGGATGTTTGGCAGCGTGAGGATATTGTTACCACCGGTGTGGGTTTTGGTTTTGCAATTCCGCACACCAAATCGACTCATATTAAGCACTCCAGTATCAGTATTGCTCGCCTTGAAAAGGTTATTGATTGGCAATCCGAAATGGGGGAAGTCGATTTCGTTATTATGCTAACCCTCGGCGCGCAAGACAGCGTTAGCCACGTTAAAGTCTTTTCGCAGCTCGCGCGTAAATTAGTGAAGAAAGAGTTTCGTGAGGCGATGCGTTCAGCGCCGGATGCAGAGGCTATCCTCTCGTTGCTACAAAGCGAATTAACCTTTTAA
- a CDS encoding helix-turn-helix transcriptional regulator, which yields MSLTDHPFFTELLSGLVLNPQQLKHTYFAQRSHDNQGHALGNGLGVKFPRLEIVLRGSYTAEKPAGTSITLAHGDALFIPALASSQPTWDKDVLLLSVLFAPSYIGFHFFDKRAATAGFHRLRTLEITQQNAEEIEHILQALNALAARTADPDIGRYLVLSLLHVCRNQLALPLANKMQRGAFLYKSICTYVQDNFSSGLTRENTAAMFNISANHLSRIFQQEGSMSFIDYLHWVRLGKAKMILQKYHLNVNEVAHRCGYSDASYFCRLFKRQFEVTPSEYRERFLSS from the coding sequence ATGTCGCTGACGGATCATCCGTTTTTCACCGAGTTATTAAGCGGGCTGGTTTTGAATCCTCAGCAGCTTAAACACACTTATTTTGCTCAGCGTTCCCATGATAACCAAGGCCATGCGTTAGGGAATGGCCTTGGTGTTAAATTTCCGCGCCTTGAAATTGTTTTACGTGGCAGCTATACGGCAGAAAAGCCAGCGGGTACGAGCATTACGCTGGCTCACGGCGATGCGCTGTTTATTCCTGCGTTGGCGAGCAGTCAGCCGACGTGGGACAAAGATGTGTTATTGCTCAGCGTGCTGTTTGCGCCGTCCTATATTGGTTTTCATTTCTTTGATAAACGCGCTGCAACAGCGGGCTTTCATCGTTTAAGAACGCTGGAAATAACCCAACAAAATGCCGAAGAGATCGAGCATATTTTACAGGCGCTAAATGCGTTAGCGGCAAGAACGGCAGATCCTGATATTGGCCGTTATTTAGTGCTGAGTCTGCTGCATGTTTGCCGCAATCAACTGGCCTTACCGCTGGCAAATAAAATGCAGCGCGGTGCTTTTTTATATAAAAGCATCTGTACTTACGTTCAGGATAATTTTTCCAGTGGGCTTACCCGCGAAAATACCGCCGCTATGTTCAATATCAGCGCTAATCATCTGTCTCGTATTTTTCAGCAAGAGGGAAGTATGAGCTTTATTGATTATCTGCATTGGGTGCGGTTGGGCAAAGCCAAGATGATCTTACAGAAATACCATTTGAACGTGAATGAAGTCGCCCACCGCTGTGGTTATAGCGATGCGAGCTATTTTTGCCGCTTGTTTAAGCGGCAATTTGAGGTAACGCCCTCGGAATACCGAGAGCGTTTCTTATCGAGTTAA
- the sbmC gene encoding DNA gyrase inhibitor SbmC, whose amino-acid sequence MEMIVEQRAERIFAGIRMVGPLDQNVGVGFQKLYQWIDNNKVDENGDWIAIYYDNPEEVPPEEMRVDTAITVEPDFVLPANSEGVRIDTLKGGLYAVAQAHVEDGDFGRPWMEFFNEVLPRSGYVPINAPCFEKYHNDGTESGIWDFEMCVPVQKA is encoded by the coding sequence ATGGAAATGATTGTAGAGCAGCGCGCCGAGCGCATTTTCGCGGGTATTCGCATGGTTGGGCCGTTAGACCAAAATGTGGGTGTCGGTTTTCAGAAGCTATATCAATGGATTGATAATAATAAGGTGGATGAAAACGGTGACTGGATTGCGATCTATTACGACAACCCAGAAGAAGTTCCACCGGAAGAGATGCGCGTTGATACCGCGATTACCGTCGAGCCTGATTTTGTTTTACCGGCCAATAGCGAAGGGGTTCGCATTGATACCTTGAAAGGCGGCTTATACGCGGTGGCGCAGGCGCACGTTGAGGACGGTGATTTTGGTCGCCCGTGGATGGAGTTTTTCAACGAAGTCCTGCCAAGAAGCGGCTATGTACCCATTAACGCGCCGTGTTTTGAAAAATACCACAACGATGGCACCGAAAGCGGCATATGGGATTTTGAAATGTGTGTGCCTGTTCAGAAAGCGTAA